From the genome of Sphaerochaeta sp.:
TTGCCGTTCCCGGCCCGTTGATGCACCCGCCTTCACAGCAGAGGAGCTCCAAGAACGACTGGGCGCCCGGCCCATCCGGACTCTTCAGGTTCTTCAGCGTGCCGATGATCGGCTCGGTGCCACTGATGGCAACCGCATGGGTCTGGAACGGATCACTCCCCCAGACCAGGCTGGCGATCATCCCGCCTTCCACCGGATAGAACGAAGAAGCCCCCGCCTTGCAAGGGATGAACGCCGGAACGTCGTGGTCATCCACCTCGTCCAACGAGATGTTCTCTGCGGCAAGCCACTGGCGGTATTCGTCAAACGTCAGGGAAAAATCGGGATATCCGGGATACTCGTCCGCCTCCACCTTCTTGGCGATGCACGGACCGATGAACACCACGCCGATGTCATCCCCGTACAGGTGGCGGAGGTAGGCGCAGTGGCACTCCAGCGGAGACGGCACCGGGGCGAGGTTTTCCTTCAGCTCGGGAAAATACTTCTTCACCAACGCGACGACGGAGGAGCACGCCGTGCTGATCTTCGGGCAGGAACCTCCGTGCTGGCGGGCATACTCCTCGATGGTGGCGTTGACCAACGCAGCTCCCAAGGAGGTCTCGCTGACGGCGGAGAAGCCCAGTTTGAGCAGCGAGCAGAGGAATTTGCCCTCTTTGCCGCTGAACTCGGAGGCGAAGGAGGGAGCGACGGACGCGATGACCCGCTTCTTCGTTTTCATGAACTGGCGTACCCGGGCGACATCGCTGCGCACCTTCTTGGCATGGGCGGGACAGGTGTCCACGCAACGGCCACAGTAGATGCACCGGTCCTTGACCACCACGGCGGAGGCATCCTTCACCTGGATTGCCTTCACCGGACAGTTGCGGACGCACTTGTAGCAGTCACGACACTCCGTGATCTCCGTGTAGATGGGATAGATCATGTTCCGTTCCCCTTCGCCTTCTTCTGGAGCGCCGTTTCGATGAGATCCTCCATCACATCGGCCTTCACTCCGTGGTACTGGACGCCATCAATGGTGACATTCGGTCCGATGGAACAGGCATTGTCGCACAAATGCCCAACCAATCTGACCTTGTCCTCCAGATGATGCTCCTTGATGTACGCCTCCAACATGGACAACGCCTGGGAATTGCCCCGTGCGAAACACGAACTCCCAAGACACAACTCCACCGTAATCGCTTCCATACCTTTTCCTTTTGTTCATCTCCAAGGTATCCCTTTTTCCGCAACCCGTCAATAAAGGTGAAGTGTTGTTATGCAGATGATGGAAGTTATTTCCGTTTATCAGAAAAATAAACCATAAATATGTGAATATGGTAATATTATTAAACAATCAATTCTTATTATTGAGAAACTTTTCCCGGTTCATGTTCAGCTCCCAAAGCGTCTTTGCCGAGAAGTCTTGCCTGAACCCGTCTGATCGTCTCCAACGACGTGGATGTACCGGAGGCCAGCCCCACCGTGGCGTAGCCGCGCATCTGGTCGGTCACCTCCGATTCGTTCTCGATGTGCCATACCGGTTTGCCGGTGGATGCGGCGATATGGGCGAGCATCGCCGTATTGGCGCTGTTCTTTCCGCCGACCACGATGACGGCGTCACATTGCCTGGCAAGCCGCAGAACGGCATTCCGCCGTTTGATCGGGCTGGCGCACACTTTGTTTGCGCTGAAGAACTGATAGCCCGCATCCCCCATCGCGCGGATGATCGTCTCGTATGTGGAAACCTCGAATGTCGTCTGGACAAACACTGCGTAGGATTTGTCTTTGGGAAGGGAGGAAAGATCCGAAACGGACGAAATGACCGTCACCGGGGCGCCATCCACATGGCACATCGACCGCACCTCGTCATGCTCCTTCTCCCCGATGACAAGAATCGCATGGCTGGCGGCAAGTTCCTTGATCCGTTCCAGGTTGTGCAGGACGATCGGACAGGTGGCGTCGCACAGTGTGAACCCGGCATCCAGAAAGCGCCTCTTCACATCATCCCCCACCCCATGGGCCCGGATCACCACCGTGCCAGGAGGAACATCTTCCGGGGAGGTGATGACCTTCAACCCCTTCTCCTCCAGCCTGGAACACACCTCCTGGTTGTGGATCAACTGCCCCAGGCTGTACACCGGTCCGGGAGCGTCACGAAGGCATGCCTGGGCAAGCCGGAGGGCCCGGTCTACGCCGCCGCAGTAGGTGATGACATCTGAAAGGATCACACGCATGACCCAAGTATACACCAATACGAAAAAACCGCCAAAGGATACCCTCTGGCGGCTTGCAACCACAGAAACCAAAAATCACTTCGCAGCGGCCTTGGCTTCCTTGTGCTTTTTCTGGGAAGCGGTGATCCAGTTGAGGAACACCGGAGCGAGGAAGTTGGAACTGTACGTTCCGACCACCACGCCGAAGATCATGTTGATGGCGAACAGCTTGATGTCTCCGCTTGCCAGAATGGCCAACGGAAGGACGGCCAGCACGGTGGTCACCGAGCTGAACATCGTCCGGCTCATGCTCTGCGTCACCGACTGGTCGATCAAGCTGTCGAACGCGGCGTCCTTTTCCAGCTTCACGTTCTCACGGACACGGTCGAAAATGACGATTGTGTTGTTCAGCGAGTATCCGATGATGGTCAACAGCGCGGCGACCGTCGTGCTGGAGAACTCAAAGCGAAGCAGGCTGATGAATCCGAGCAGCATGAACACATCGTGGAACAACGCCAGGATGGAACTGACCGCATAGGCGAAACGGAACCGGATCCAAATGTAAACCAAAATCAGCGCCAGCGCCACAATGATGGAAAGGATCGAGCCCTTCAACAGGGAGGAGCTGAACTTCGGTCCGACGTAATCGCTCTGCAGGACGACCAGGTTCTGCGCACCGAATGCGTTTCCCAACGCAGTGCTGATCGCTTCCTCCATCGAAGCCTGGGTGTCCCCTTCCTTGATGCCGACACGGATCTGGAAGATCTGGTCAGCGGCAGCGCCGACCGTCTGGATCTTCACGTTGCCCAGCGACTCCAAAGCCTTGCGGACCTCGTCGATCGTCACCGTACCACCGTTCGCGAAATTCAGCACGGTCCCCTTCTCACTCAGCGTGGCAGGGAATCCGTATCCGGAAAGGATGTTGGCTGTCTTCAGCGAACCATCCACCGTGGTCACCGTTACTCCGGAGATCTTTGCCAGACCGGCAGCGACATCAGCCACCGTCGGATAGGTCACAGGATCGAAGACGTAGTTCTGCACGCCTTCCTCACCACGCACTTCCACCGTGATGGAGGAAGAGGAGATGGAAAGCGTAGCGCTCTCTGCCCCGGTGTACGTGACGGTCATGCCGGTCGGAGCAAGCTGCACCCGTTCGCCAAGACCACTTTCGAAGTCAATGCCCCGGTTGAATCCACCATAGGCAATGAAGCTGATGATTCCCACCAGGAGCAGCACACAGGCCAGCGCCACGGAATACCAGCGGAACTTGATGACAGGAATATTTTTCTTAAACATTTTGGTCCTTCCTCCAGCCGATGTGCAGCTTTGCGTTCTTTCTGTCCGTCACCGCCGCATCCATGATCAGATGGGAGACGAACAGCGCGGTGAACAGCGAACTGACAATACCGATGGCCAACGTGTTGGCGAATCCCTTCACCGCGGAAGACCCGAGGGAGGAAAGCACCAACGCGGCGATGATCGTCGTGATATTGGAGTCCATGATGGTCCAGAACGCCTTTCCATAGCCTGCCTGTACGGCTGCCTGGGGGCTCTTCTTCTGGCGGAGTTCTTCTTTGATACGTTCGTTGATGATCACGTTTGCGTCCAGCCGCCATGCCGAGGGTCAGCACCAGACCGGCAACGGAGGAGAGCGTGACGGTGAAGTTGAACGCCGACAACACGCTTACCATGATGATCAAGTTGAAGAGCAAGGCGAGATCCGCCACCAACCCGGTGACGTTGTAGTAGGCGAACATGAACACCATCACCAGAATCAGACCGATCAACAACGCCTTGAAGCCTTGGCTGACGGAATCTTCTCCCAGCGTTGCGCCGACGCTCTGCTGGTTGGCGACGGTCAGCTGGATGGGAAGCGCGGCGGTCTTCAGCACGATGGCCAAATCATTGGCTTCCTTCTGGCCGAATCCGCTGATCTGCACGCTGGCGCGGATCGGTTCGTTGATCGTCGCGATCGACTTGACGTTTCCGTCCATCACAACGGCCAGGGACTTGCCCACATTGGTCGAAGTGAGTTTGTAGAACAAATCACCACCCGTGGTGTCCAGCTGGAAGTTGACCACCGGTTTTCCGGTGATGCCATCCGTCGAGGTGGTGGCGCTTTCCAGATGCTCGCCATCCAACCCGATCTCTTCGTCCAGCACGACGAAGCTCTTCAGCTCGTCGATGCCGTACTCATCATTCTCATAGTATCCCGTGGCGACCTTGCCGGCAGGCAGGAAAGACGGTTGCTTGATGGCGCCCGTCGCCGTGTACACCTCGCTGGGATTCGCCTTGAAATACTCCTGAAGCTGGGTGGTCAGGTCGGTATCGACCATCTGGAACGTCAGGGAGCCTTTGCCGCGCAGGAACGAGTTGACCCGTTCCGGATCGGAAGCGCCAGGAATCTCGATCAAAATCTGGTCGGTGCCCTGCAACCGGATTTCCGGTTCGCTGACACCAAACTGGTTGATCCTGTTCTGCAGGATCTCGATGTCCTGGGAGACCAGATCAGTCACCTCGCTCGCCTTAGCCGGCGAACCTTTCTTGGCTTCGTACGCCTTCACGTCGGCATCCAGCAAAATGCTCATGCCTCCACGGAGGTCAAGTCCAAGCTGAAGCGCCCGGTTGGACAGCTTCTTGGCCGATACCAAACTGGTCCGATAGTTGGACTCGATGGTGTCGAACAGATCCTGTTCCGTATAGAAGCCCCGAAGCAACGAGGATACCGTCCACTTGGAAGGCACCTTCTCCTTGGAGGCTTTGTACGTTGCCTTGGCGGACGCCACCAAGTACCGGTACTCACTGGGCACCGGCGCGTTGCCGTCACTCGCGACGAGTTCCTTCAATGCGCGCAAATCCCTTGTGGCCTGACCGCGGGCATACTCTTTGATCTGTACGTTCGAGCCTGTTGCCAAGTCCTTGGTAGTCTGCGGCACGAACCAGTACCACTTCACCGTCGGATACAGGAACGCGACGCACATCACGACTACCAGAATCACAATGACCAGACGACTCCGTTTACTCATGATACTCTCCAGATGATCTAAGATTCTTCATTTCTTTTCGGTTTTCTCAGCGGTGTCGGACGGCGTCTCGGCCGGAGCGGCAGCCTGCGGGGCGGGAGCATCAATCTTCTCCACCGTCTCCGCTTTCTTGTCTTTCTTGCCGGTGGCGACCGGGGCCTGCTTGGCCTTGTCCACCACCTGACTGATGGCGCTCTTGGAGAACTCCAACCGGGTGTTGTCGTCAACCTTCACGATGACGGTCTGCTCCTTGACGGCGATGACCGTTCCATGAATGCCTCCGATGGACACCACCTTGTCGCCCTTCTTCATGGCGTTCAGCATCTCACGCGCTTCCTTGTCCTTCTTCTTCTGGGGACGGATCATCAGGAAGTAGAAAATCAGGATGATCAGAACGAACGTGACCAACGTGGTCATCATCGACCCTTGGGCGCCCGCGGCATTGGAACTTTCTGCGCTCGCAGCGGCGTTAAGCAAAAATGTCACCATACTTTCCTCTCTTTTGCTGGTGGATGGACATCGGAAAAACAGTATACACCCATTTTTCCAAGTATCGAACAAAGTACCACGCCAAGCCGGTGATAGTCAAGTTTGGCGAGGGGCCGTCCCGGCAAACACAACGGAAGGACACTTTCTTTTCTTGACACATTCACCATGAAGTGTCAAAATACTGCCTATCAAACCTACCACCTTTGCAAGGAGAACCGTATGTCACATATCTGGGACGAACTTGATGCATATCGAGGCAAGTTGTTCACCGGCCAATGGCCCACCATCGCACAGCTGTTTTTGATCGCGGTGGAAAAATACCCGACCAACCGATGTTTCACCTGTTTCACGCCGAACCGGCAGACCCTCACCTATATTGAAACCTACCAGCGGATCCTCCGTGTCAGCGGTTATCTGCAGGAACGGGGACTGAAACCGGGGGACCGGGTGGTCCTCAACGGAAAGAACTCCCCCGCCTGGGCCATCGCGTACCTTGCCGTCCAGTTCGCCGGCGGGGTGATCGTCCCGCTGGACAACCACATGCACCCCGACCGGGTGATGGCCCTCAGCGCCTTCAGCGAAGCGTCATTCCTGTTCGCCGACGCCGACGTGCTGGAACATCTGGATGGGAACGATCCCTGGATCAAGCAGGTCAAAAACTCGATGGTCTGCCTGCTGGGCACGCCCCCGGAGGGAGTCCCATCGTGGGAGTCCCTCTCCCCAAACAAAACCTATCCGCCGGTTCCCCGCACGGAAGACGACCTTGCGGCGATCCTGTACACCAGCGGAACAACCGGAAACGAAAAGGGCGTGATGCTGACACACCGGAACATCATCAGCGACGTCTATCAGGCGGCTGACGGCATCTTCCTCCGTGTCACGGAGAAGGATGTGCTGTACGCCCTGCTTCCGCTGCACCACAGCTACTGTTGCACCGCCGTGCTGCTTGAGACCATCAAGCACGGCGCGGAATGCGTCTTCGGCCAGGGGATTGTCGTCTCCAAGATGATCAACGACCTGAAACGGGGCCATGTGACGGTGTTCATGGGCATCCCGCTTCTGTACAACAAGGTACTCTCCGGCATGATGAAGGAAGTCCGGAAGAAAGGAATCTTCGCCTATGGGTTCGTACGCCTCTGCATGACCATCGGCGGTACGCTGAAACTGATCACCGGAAAGAATCCGTTCCGCCCCCTGTTCAACAAGCTGCTGCTTTCCAAGATCGGGCTCGACCACAACCACTACTGCATCTGTGGCGCCGGTCCGTTGGCCCCCCATGTCTTCAAGCAGTACCAGCAGCTCGGACTGGACTTCATCCAGGGCTACGGCCTGACGGAGACCAGCCCCATCGTGACGCTCAATCCGGTAAGCCATTTCAAGATCACCTCCGTCGGGAGGGTGCTCCCGCTGGATCAGGTGATCATCGGAGAGCCAAACGAGCACGGCATCGGGGAGATCCGGGTCAAGGGACCAAACGTCACCCAGGGATACTATAAGGATGAGGAACACACCAAGGAACTGTTCGACCAGGACGGATACCTGCGCACCGGAGATCTGGGATACATGGACAGCGAGTCGTACGTCTACCTGAAGGGACGGGCCAAAAACCTGATCGTCACCGAAGGCGGGAAGAACGTCTATCCGGAGGAGATCGAGGACATGTTCCAGCTGTATCCGGAAATCCAGCAGATTCTGATCCGCGGATACCAGGAAAAGAAGGACGTCCCCTCAGAGAGCATCGAGGCGGTGATCTTCCCATCCCCGGAACTGAAGAATCCCGCAAGGATTGATGCCATCATCCGAGAGGTGAACGCCAAGCTGTCCGGTTACAAGAAGATATCCAAGGTGACCATCCTGGACAAACCGATGGAGATGACCACCACGCAGAAGATCAAACGGAACCTGGTTTCCTGAAGTCAAAAAAAAGACGGATCGGGGAAATCCTCGGTCCGTCTCTTCCCTCTCTGGGGGTCAGATCACATCATGCCACCCATTCCGCCATCAGCGGGAGCTGCCGGAGCAGCAGGCTGCGGGGCGGGAATGTCCGTCACACAGCACTCGGTGGTAAGGATCAACGAGGCAATGGAAGCGGCGTTCTGCAAAGCGCTGCGGGTGACCTTGGTCGGGTCTACGATGCCGCACTTCACCATATCGCACCACTCCATCTTCTCCGCGTCGAATCCGATGCCGGGCTTCTGGTTCATCACCTTGTCGGCGATGATCGAGCCATCGATTCCGGCGTTCTCGGCGATCTGGCGCACCGGTTCCTCAAGCGCGCGGCGGACGATGCGGTATCCCACCTTCTCGTCTTCCGTCATCTTGGAAAGATCCGTTGCGGCCATGGCTTTCGCGGCCTGGGCAAGCGCGACGCCACCACCAGGAATGACACCCTCTTCAATCGCTGCGCGGGTTGCGGACAGGGCGTCCTCAACACGATGCTTCTTCTCTTTCAGCTCGACTTCCGTCGCGGCACCAACGTTCATCACGGCGACGCCACCGGCAAGCTTGGCAAGCCGCTCCTGCAGCTTCTCCTTGTCGTAGTCGCTGGTCGTATCGGTGATCTGCTTCTTGATCTGGGCGATGCGGTCCTTGATGTCCTCGCTCTTGCCGGCTCCGTTGATGATCGTGGTGTTCTCTTTCTCCACCTTGACGCTCTTGGCGCGGCCAAGCTGGGACAGCTCGGCGTTCTCAAGCTTCATGCCAAGCTCTTCGCTGATCACCTGTCCACCGGTCAGAATGGCGATGTCTTCCAGCATCGCTTTCCTGCGGTCACCGAAGCCAGGGGCCTTGACGGCGACGACATTCAGCGTGCCGCGGACACTGTTGACGACCAACGTTGCAAGCGCTTCGCCATCCACATCCTCAGCAATGATCAACAGCGGCTTGGAAGACTGGGCTACTTTCTCCAGAATGGGGAGCAGCTCCTTCATGTTGGAAATCTTCTTGTCGTAAATCAGAATGTACGGATTGTCCAGGACGGCGGTCATCGTCTCCCGGTTGTTGCAGAAGTAGGCGGACAGATAGCCGCGATCGAACTGCATGCCTTCCACGTACTCCGTGGTGGTGTCGATCGTCTTGGATTCCTCAACGGTG
Proteins encoded in this window:
- a CDS encoding 4Fe-4S binding protein; the encoded protein is MIYPIYTEITECRDCYKCVRNCPVKAIQVKDASAVVVKDRCIYCGRCVDTCPAHAKKVRSDVARVRQFMKTKKRVIASVAPSFASEFSGKEGKFLCSLLKLGFSAVSETSLGAALVNATIEEYARQHGGSCPKISTACSSVVALVKKYFPELKENLAPVPSPLECHCAYLRHLYGDDIGVVFIGPCIAKKVEADEYPGYPDFSLTFDEYRQWLAAENISLDEVDDHDVPAFIPCKAGASSFYPVEGGMIASLVWGSDPFQTHAVAISGTEPIIGTLKNLKSPDGPGAQSFLELLCCEGGCINGPGTAKGCSPADRKGSASRYTAKRIREEGTFVPPEDFVAYLCAEGYGALKPIREKEDLSVYKPFASRHTEAEIQKALHVLGKNDKSDELNCGGCGYNSCREMAIACLDGMAEPEMCVTKMRKEAQSKVDVLLRTIPMGVVMVDDQLRIHDCNAGFLMLFGDIGFEVDAQALNLVKGLPLDRFVPFYEKFHDQFSSQGKTNQYRLHYKDKFLRVTFFNVDSQHLVGALFEDVTSPTVRRETVVKKAEDVIQKSLSTVQQIASLLGENAADTEIMLNSLIDAFKVPPTEKDDENGFAKDDQQDLT
- a CDS encoding (2Fe-2S) ferredoxin domain-containing protein; its protein translation is MEAITVELCLGSSCFARGNSQALSMLEAYIKEHHLEDKVRLVGHLCDNACSIGPNVTIDGVQYHGVKADVMEDLIETALQKKAKGNGT
- the ispH gene encoding 4-hydroxy-3-methylbut-2-enyl diphosphate reductase: MRVILSDVITYCGGVDRALRLAQACLRDAPGPVYSLGQLIHNQEVCSRLEEKGLKVITSPEDVPPGTVVIRAHGVGDDVKRRFLDAGFTLCDATCPIVLHNLERIKELAASHAILVIGEKEHDEVRSMCHVDGAPVTVISSVSDLSSLPKDKSYAVFVQTTFEVSTYETIIRAMGDAGYQFFSANKVCASPIKRRNAVLRLARQCDAVIVVGGKNSANTAMLAHIAASTGKPVWHIENESEVTDQMRGYATVGLASGTSTSLETIRRVQARLLGKDALGAEHEPGKVSQ
- the secF gene encoding protein translocase subunit SecF; amino-acid sequence: MFKKNIPVIKFRWYSVALACVLLLVGIISFIAYGGFNRGIDFESGLGERVQLAPTGMTVTYTGAESATLSISSSSITVEVRGEEGVQNYVFDPVTYPTVADVAAGLAKISGVTVTTVDGSLKTANILSGYGFPATLSEKGTVLNFANGGTVTIDEVRKALESLGNVKIQTVGAAADQIFQIRVGIKEGDTQASMEEAISTALGNAFGAQNLVVLQSDYVGPKFSSSLLKGSILSIIVALALILVYIWIRFRFAYAVSSILALFHDVFMLLGFISLLRFEFSSTTVAALLTIIGYSLNNTIVIFDRVRENVKLEKDAAFDSLIDQSVTQSMSRTMFSSVTTVLAVLPLAILASGDIKLFAINMIFGVVVGTYSSNFLAPVFLNWITASQKKHKEAKAAAK
- the yajC gene encoding preprotein translocase subunit YajC, encoding MVTFLLNAAASAESSNAAGAQGSMMTTLVTFVLIILIFYFLMIRPQKKKDKEAREMLNAMKKGDKVVSIGGIHGTVIAVKEQTVIVKVDDNTRLEFSKSAISQVVDKAKQAPVATGKKDKKAETVEKIDAPAPQAAAPAETPSDTAEKTEKK
- a CDS encoding AMP-binding protein → MSHIWDELDAYRGKLFTGQWPTIAQLFLIAVEKYPTNRCFTCFTPNRQTLTYIETYQRILRVSGYLQERGLKPGDRVVLNGKNSPAWAIAYLAVQFAGGVIVPLDNHMHPDRVMALSAFSEASFLFADADVLEHLDGNDPWIKQVKNSMVCLLGTPPEGVPSWESLSPNKTYPPVPRTEDDLAAILYTSGTTGNEKGVMLTHRNIISDVYQAADGIFLRVTEKDVLYALLPLHHSYCCTAVLLETIKHGAECVFGQGIVVSKMINDLKRGHVTVFMGIPLLYNKVLSGMMKEVRKKGIFAYGFVRLCMTIGGTLKLITGKNPFRPLFNKLLLSKIGLDHNHYCICGAGPLAPHVFKQYQQLGLDFIQGYGLTETSPIVTLNPVSHFKITSVGRVLPLDQVIIGEPNEHGIGEIRVKGPNVTQGYYKDEEHTKELFDQDGYLRTGDLGYMDSESYVYLKGRAKNLIVTEGGKNVYPEEIEDMFQLYPEIQQILIRGYQEKKDVPSESIEAVIFPSPELKNPARIDAIIREVNAKLSGYKKISKVTILDKPMEMTTTQKIKRNLVS
- the groL gene encoding chaperonin GroEL (60 kDa chaperone family; promotes refolding of misfolded polypeptides especially under stressful conditions; forms two stacked rings of heptamers to form a barrel-shaped 14mer; ends can be capped by GroES; misfolded proteins enter the barrel where they are refolded when GroES binds), translated to MAKQLQFNEEARKSLVAGVEKISRAVMTTLGPKGRLVVLDKKYGAPTVTKDGVSVAREIDLENPFENMGAQLLKEVATKTNDVAGDGTTTATVLAWSIIKEGMKSVSAGVNPMGIRRGIDKAVSDAVTEIKKVSKEIKEKEEIAQVASVSANNDRTIGDEIANAMEKVGLDGVITVEESKTIDTTTEYVEGMQFDRGYLSAYFCNNRETMTAVLDNPYILIYDKKISNMKELLPILEKVAQSSKPLLIIAEDVDGEALATLVVNSVRGTLNVVAVKAPGFGDRRKAMLEDIAILTGGQVISEELGMKLENAELSQLGRAKSVKVEKENTTIINGAGKSEDIKDRIAQIKKQITDTTSDYDKEKLQERLAKLAGGVAVMNVGAATEVELKEKKHRVEDALSATRAAIEEGVIPGGGVALAQAAKAMAATDLSKMTEDEKVGYRIVRRALEEPVRQIAENAGIDGSIIADKVMNQKPGIGFDAEKMEWCDMVKCGIVDPTKVTRSALQNAASIASLILTTECCVTDIPAPQPAAPAAPADGGMGGMM